One genomic window of Ottowia oryzae includes the following:
- a CDS encoding FmdB family zinc ribbon protein has protein sequence MPIYAYKCTSCGATKDALQKMSDPPLTVCPACGKPTLQKQVTAAGFQLKGSGWYVTDFRDGGKSGASTGDGVAASPAAAPAGDAPAPAPSPAPASSSPAPAAAPSPSPAPAPSSGGGTAKG, from the coding sequence ATGCCGATCTACGCCTACAAATGCACCTCCTGCGGGGCCACCAAGGATGCGCTGCAGAAGATGTCGGACCCACCTCTGACGGTGTGCCCGGCCTGTGGCAAGCCCACCTTGCAAAAGCAGGTGACGGCGGCGGGCTTTCAGCTCAAAGGCTCGGGCTGGTACGTGACTGACTTCCGTGACGGCGGCAAGAGCGGCGCCAGCACGGGTGACGGCGTGGCGGCTTCCCCGGCAGCCGCGCCTGCGGGCGATGCGCCTGCCCCGGCCCCTTCGCCCGCTCCGGCCTCATCCAGCCCCGCACCGGCTGCGGCGCCATCGCCTTCGCCCGCCCCGGCGCCCAGTTCGGGCGGCGGCACGGCCAAGGGCTGA
- a CDS encoding sodium:solute symporter family protein, translating into MNWTLFIFVMAYLVGTLMIGVLAGRRIKTTSDFALAGRNLPLVMIVTTTFATWFGAETVMGIPAKFVQGGLHAIVEDPFGAGMCLILVGAFFAAKLYRMNLLTIGDYYRQRYGRGVEVFCSVAIILSYLGWVGAQITALGLVFNVLSGGEISTTLGMIIGTIAVLVYVVVGGFLAVAWTDFIQMIVLVVGLTVIAVFSADLAGGADKVIDLARSRDMFRFWPEPTFKEIAFFIGAAITMMLGSIPQQDVFQRVMSAKDARTSQTGAMVGGAAYILFAFVPMFIVTAAVVVMGNTALDMVGNDYQKVLPTFIMGHMNLGLQILFFGALLSAIKSTSSATLLAPSTSFVENILKNIYPRMSDRQSLVAMRVTILVFSVGVLVYAIAMEGTSIYELVAGAYQVPLVGAFVPLVMGLYWRRATTQGAALAMLLGLGTWVLFFPQVTGWGNAFPGQLAGLLTAFVGMVAGSLAPQWLPNQHAATAHLPPKAA; encoded by the coding sequence ATGAACTGGACGCTTTTCATCTTTGTCATGGCCTACCTGGTGGGCACGCTCATGATCGGTGTGCTGGCCGGCCGCCGCATCAAGACCACGTCCGACTTCGCCCTGGCCGGGCGCAACCTGCCGCTGGTGATGATCGTCACCACCACCTTCGCCACCTGGTTCGGTGCCGAAACGGTGATGGGCATCCCGGCCAAGTTCGTGCAGGGCGGCCTGCACGCCATCGTGGAAGACCCCTTCGGCGCCGGCATGTGCCTGATTCTGGTGGGCGCCTTCTTTGCGGCCAAGCTGTACCGCATGAACCTGCTGACCATTGGCGACTACTACCGCCAGCGCTACGGCAGGGGGGTGGAGGTGTTCTGCTCGGTGGCCATCATCCTCAGCTACCTGGGCTGGGTGGGGGCGCAGATCACGGCGCTGGGGCTGGTGTTCAACGTGCTGTCGGGTGGCGAGATTTCGACCACGCTGGGCATGATCATCGGCACCATCGCCGTGCTGGTGTACGTGGTGGTAGGCGGCTTTCTGGCCGTCGCGTGGACCGACTTCATCCAGATGATCGTGCTGGTGGTGGGCCTGACGGTGATCGCCGTCTTCTCGGCCGATCTGGCTGGCGGCGCCGACAAGGTGATTGACCTGGCCCGCAGCCGCGACATGTTCCGCTTCTGGCCCGAGCCCACCTTCAAGGAGATTGCCTTCTTCATCGGCGCGGCCATCACCATGATGCTGGGCAGCATTCCGCAGCAGGACGTGTTTCAGCGCGTCATGTCGGCCAAGGACGCGCGCACCTCGCAAACCGGCGCCATGGTGGGCGGCGCAGCGTACATCCTGTTTGCCTTCGTGCCGATGTTCATCGTCACCGCGGCGGTGGTGGTCATGGGCAACACGGCGCTGGACATGGTGGGCAACGACTACCAGAAGGTGCTGCCCACCTTCATCATGGGCCACATGAACCTGGGGCTGCAGATTCTGTTCTTTGGCGCGCTGCTGTCGGCCATCAAGAGCACCTCTTCGGCCACGCTGCTGGCGCCGTCCACCAGCTTTGTCGAAAACATCCTCAAGAACATTTATCCGCGCATGAGCGACCGCCAGTCGCTGGTCGCCATGCGGGTGACCATCCTGGTGTTTTCTGTGGGCGTGCTGGTGTACGCCATCGCCATGGAAGGCACGTCGATTTATGAGCTGGTGGCCGGCGCCTACCAGGTGCCGCTGGTGGGCGCCTTCGTGCCGCTGGTGATGGGCCTGTACTGGCGGCGCGCCACCACGCAAGGCGCGGCGCTGGCGATGCTGCTGGGCCTGGGCACGTGGGTGCTGTTCTTCCCCCAGGTCACCGGCTGGGGCAATGCCTTTCCGGGGCAGCTGGCGGGGCTGCTGACGGCCTTCGTGGGCATGGTCGCGGGCTCGCTGGCGCCGCAGTGGCTGCCGAACCAGCACGCTGCCACCGCACATCTGCCGCCCAAGGCGGCCTGA
- the ubiB gene encoding ubiquinone biosynthesis regulatory protein kinase UbiB yields the protein MKRLLRAAYIVWVALRYGLDELVLTSFQRPDLRLAARIASFGRDLSAPRGQRLREALQKLGPIFVKFGQVLSTRRDLLPADIADELALLQDRVPPFPAEEAIAIIERSFRKPISEIFLSFDREPVASASIAQVHFATLRDENGREREVAVKVLRPGMLKVINQDMGLIRMMAAWVDRLSPDGKRLKPREVVAEFDKYLHDELDLVREAASAAQLRRNMADLHLVMVPEMFWDWIRPEVLVMERMYGVPVGQVERLREAGVDLKQLARDGVTIFFTQVFRDGFFHADMHPGNIMVSVQPATFGRYVSLDFGIVGTLTQVDKEYLAQNFSAFFRRDYKRVAELHVESGWVPPNTRIDELESAIRSVCEPYFDRPLSQISLGMVLMRLFQTSRRFNVEIQPQLVLLQKTLLNVEGLGRQLDPELDLWATAKPFLEKWMLEQVGPKRFWNELKDQAPYYAKMLPDLPRLLHGYLSQRPYAQTQAELIDMLREQRRANSRLSALLYLAVGVLLGLVAMQAWVWVRIHFF from the coding sequence ATGAAGCGCTTGCTGCGCGCCGCCTACATCGTGTGGGTGGCCTTGCGCTATGGGCTGGACGAACTGGTGCTGACCAGCTTTCAGCGACCCGACCTGCGTCTGGCCGCGCGCATCGCGTCGTTTGGGCGCGATTTGTCGGCCCCGCGCGGGCAGCGCCTGCGTGAGGCGCTACAAAAATTGGGGCCGATCTTCGTCAAGTTCGGCCAGGTGCTGTCCACCCGGCGCGACCTGCTGCCCGCGGACATCGCCGATGAGCTGGCGCTGCTGCAGGACCGCGTGCCGCCCTTTCCGGCCGAGGAGGCCATCGCCATCATCGAGCGGTCTTTCCGCAAGCCGATCAGCGAGATCTTCCTGAGCTTCGACCGGGAGCCGGTGGCCAGCGCGTCGATCGCGCAGGTGCATTTCGCCACCCTGCGTGACGAGAACGGACGCGAGCGCGAGGTAGCGGTGAAAGTGCTGCGCCCCGGCATGCTGAAGGTCATCAACCAGGACATGGGCCTGATCCGCATGATGGCCGCGTGGGTAGACCGCCTGTCGCCCGACGGCAAGCGCCTCAAGCCGCGCGAGGTGGTGGCCGAGTTCGACAAGTACCTGCACGATGAGCTGGACCTGGTGCGCGAAGCCGCCAGTGCCGCCCAGTTGCGCCGCAACATGGCCGATTTGCATCTGGTCATGGTGCCGGAGATGTTCTGGGACTGGATCCGCCCCGAAGTGCTGGTGATGGAGCGCATGTACGGCGTGCCGGTGGGGCAGGTCGAGCGCCTGCGTGAGGCCGGGGTCGATCTGAAGCAGCTGGCGCGCGATGGCGTCACCATCTTTTTCACGCAGGTGTTTCGCGACGGGTTTTTTCACGCCGACATGCACCCCGGCAACATCATGGTCAGCGTGCAGCCGGCAACCTTCGGGCGCTACGTGTCGCTGGATTTCGGCATCGTAGGCACGCTGACGCAGGTCGACAAGGAATACCTGGCGCAAAACTTCAGCGCATTCTTCCGGCGCGACTACAAGCGCGTGGCCGAACTGCACGTGGAAAGCGGGTGGGTGCCACCCAACACCCGCATCGACGAGCTGGAATCGGCCATCCGCAGCGTCTGCGAGCCTTACTTTGACCGCCCGCTCAGCCAGATATCGCTGGGGATGGTGCTCATGCGGCTGTTCCAGACCTCGCGCCGCTTCAACGTGGAAATCCAGCCGCAGCTGGTGCTGCTGCAAAAGACGCTGCTCAACGTGGAAGGCCTGGGCCGCCAGCTGGACCCTGAGCTGGATCTATGGGCCACGGCCAAGCCTTTTCTTGAGAAATGGATGCTGGAGCAGGTCGGTCCCAAGCGGTTCTGGAACGAATTGAAGGACCAGGCGCCGTATTACGCCAAAATGCTGCCCGATTTGCCCCGCCTGCTGCACGGCTACCTCAGCCAGCGGCCGTATGCGCAGACGCAGGCTGAGCTGATCGACATGCTGCGCGAGCAGCGCCGCGCCAATTCCCGCCTGAGCGCCTTGCTGTACCTGGCCGTGGGTGTGTTGCTGGGCCTGGTGGCCATGCAGGCGTGGGTCTGGGTACGCATTCATTTCTTCTAG
- a CDS encoding Tim44 domain-containing protein: protein MKLKAIISRLFTLLLAVVLVGAFTFDAEARRMGGGKSMGRQSSNVTQRQATPPAAPANPQQGAAAAGATGAAGATAAAATRKPWGAMLGGLAAGLGLAWLANSLGLGAGFANLMLILLLGVVVMAVIGMVRRSRSGGANTLAYQGAGQASAATPRQYSPANVGNDASARPWESQATQFNSGAAPQGGSIIGSALSGSQSWGVPADFDINGFLDAAKRNFITLQDAWDRSDIPALRAMMTNDMLAEIQSQLAERERTAPGQANKTDVVMLDAQLLGIEELDDVYMASVEFSGMIREDNAPSPSPFREVWNMTKPKNGRGGWLVAGVQAMQ from the coding sequence ATGAAATTGAAAGCCATCATTTCGCGCCTGTTCACGCTGCTTCTGGCGGTCGTGCTCGTAGGCGCCTTCACATTCGACGCCGAGGCACGCCGCATGGGCGGCGGCAAATCCATGGGCCGCCAATCCAGCAACGTGACGCAGCGCCAGGCCACACCGCCGGCAGCGCCTGCCAATCCGCAGCAGGGTGCGGCGGCGGCAGGTGCCACGGGCGCTGCAGGTGCGACGGCTGCGGCAGCCACCCGCAAGCCCTGGGGCGCCATGCTGGGCGGCCTGGCCGCTGGCCTGGGCCTGGCCTGGCTGGCCAATTCGCTGGGCCTGGGCGCCGGTTTTGCCAACCTGATGCTGATCCTGCTGCTGGGCGTGGTGGTCATGGCCGTCATCGGCATGGTGCGCCGCTCGCGCAGCGGGGGCGCCAACACGCTGGCATACCAGGGTGCGGGGCAGGCTTCTGCCGCCACACCGCGCCAGTACAGCCCGGCCAACGTCGGTAACGATGCCTCTGCGCGCCCTTGGGAATCGCAGGCCACGCAGTTCAACTCGGGTGCGGCGCCGCAAGGCGGCTCGATCATCGGGTCGGCCCTGAGCGGCTCGCAAAGCTGGGGCGTGCCGGCCGATTTCGACATCAACGGCTTCCTGGACGCGGCCAAGCGCAACTTCATCACCCTGCAGGACGCCTGGGACCGCTCCGACATCCCGGCCCTGCGCGCCATGATGACCAACGACATGCTGGCTGAAATCCAGTCGCAACTGGCCGAGCGCGAACGCACGGCCCCCGGCCAGGCCAACAAGACCGACGTGGTCATGCTGGACGCGCAGCTGCTGGGCATTGAAGAGCTGGACGACGTGTACATGGCCAGCGTGGAGTTCAGCGGCATGATCCGCGAAGACAACGCGCCCAGCCCGAGCCCGTTCCGCGAAGTGTGGAACATGACCAAGCCCAAGAACGGGCGCGGCGGCTGGCTGGTGGCAGGCGTTCAAGCCATGCAGTAA
- the ubiE gene encoding bifunctional demethylmenaquinone methyltransferase/2-methoxy-6-polyprenyl-1,4-benzoquinol methylase UbiE gives MANTHFGYESVDEQDKARRVRGVFDSVASRYDVMNDLMSGGLHRAWKAYTLMVANPQEGQRVLDIAGGTGDLAKAFARKVGQRGEVVHTDINEAMLRTGRDRLLDAGVILPTVVCDAEQLPFPDGHFDIVTVAFGLRNMTHKDSALREMARVLKDGGRLLVLEFSQVARPLRKAYDLYSFNVLPKLGKLVAGDADSYRYLAESIRMHPNQQELKELMKINGFGHVDYHNMTGGVVALHVGIKCS, from the coding sequence ATGGCCAACACACATTTCGGATACGAATCGGTCGACGAGCAGGACAAGGCGCGCCGCGTGCGCGGCGTGTTCGACTCGGTCGCCTCGCGCTACGACGTCATGAACGACTTGATGTCGGGCGGCCTGCACCGCGCCTGGAAGGCGTACACCCTGATGGTCGCCAACCCGCAGGAAGGCCAGCGCGTGCTGGACATCGCCGGCGGCACGGGCGACCTGGCCAAGGCTTTTGCCCGCAAGGTGGGCCAGCGCGGCGAAGTGGTGCACACCGACATCAACGAAGCCATGCTGCGCACCGGCCGCGACCGCCTGCTGGATGCGGGCGTCATCCTGCCCACCGTGGTGTGCGACGCCGAGCAGCTGCCTTTCCCCGACGGGCACTTCGACATCGTCACCGTGGCCTTCGGCCTGCGCAACATGACGCACAAGGACAGCGCCCTGCGCGAAATGGCGCGCGTGCTGAAAGACGGCGGGCGCTTGCTGGTGCTGGAGTTTTCGCAGGTGGCTCGCCCCCTGCGCAAGGCCTACGACCTGTATTCGTTCAACGTGCTGCCCAAGCTGGGCAAGCTGGTGGCCGGCGACGCCGACAGCTACCGCTATCTGGCGGAATCCATCCGCATGCACCCCAATCAGCAGGAACTCAAGGAGCTGATGAAGATCAATGGGTTTGGACACGTGGACTATCACAACATGACAGGCGGGGTGGTTGCCCTTCACGTGGGCATCAAGTGCAGCTGA
- a CDS encoding gamma-butyrobetaine hydroxylase-like domain-containing protein has product MAETPTTRRTPESLTVHAKSRVLELRFTDGAQFRIPFELMRVYSPSAEVQGHGPGQEVLQTGKRDVGINALVPVGSYGVQPHFSDGHESGIFTWDFLYQLGEQQERLWQAYEARLAAAGVGRDTPMPEAAGGACGHSH; this is encoded by the coding sequence ATGGCCGAAACCCCCACCACCCGCCGCACCCCCGAATCGCTGACCGTACACGCCAAATCGCGCGTGCTGGAGCTGCGTTTCACCGATGGCGCGCAATTCCGCATCCCGTTCGAGCTGATGCGCGTTTACTCACCGTCCGCCGAGGTGCAGGGCCACGGCCCTGGTCAGGAAGTGCTGCAGACCGGCAAGCGCGACGTGGGCATCAACGCGCTGGTGCCCGTGGGCAGCTACGGCGTGCAGCCGCATTTTTCCGACGGCCACGAAAGCGGCATCTTCACCTGGGACTTCCTGTACCAGCTGGGCGAGCAGCAAGAGCGCCTGTGGCAGGCCTACGAGGCGCGTCTGGCCGCCGCCGGCGTGGGCCGGGACACGCCCATGCCCGAAGCCGCCGGCGGCGCGTGCGGGCACTCGCACTGA
- a CDS encoding AI-2E family transporter yields MNTPRLQRAVFLLLLAGVTIAFLWILTPFFGAVFWAMALALLFNPMFQWLRHRMGGRATLAALVTLVIVLLIVILPVTVIAGSLVTDVATFMQKVRAGQVDFRGYFQQVVNAIPPWATTWLDRLGFGNLENIWDKVSAGVLQGGQLLGTRVLEFGQNTFQFLVNVVVTLYLLFFLLRDGVPLARTLRDAVPLAPQHTRYLLSKFTTVVRATVKGNVVVAIVQGFLGGLALWALGISGAVFWGVVMAFLSLLPAVGAALVWAPVAIYLAATGQMWQGAALTAWGMVVIGLSDNLLRPLLVGKDTKLPDYVVLLTTLGGMSLFGLTGFVIGPTIAAMFMACWAVFTRSEHDAEENHRSQHSHTATGHQAPSAKAGSKPVPMHAVEPQWLEDGPIQMLDEDRQGPRTVPMPPPAPGPTHGA; encoded by the coding sequence ATGAACACACCTCGCCTTCAGCGCGCCGTATTCCTGCTGCTTCTGGCGGGGGTCACCATCGCCTTTCTGTGGATCCTGACGCCGTTCTTCGGTGCGGTTTTCTGGGCCATGGCGCTGGCGCTGCTGTTCAACCCGATGTTTCAGTGGCTGCGCCACCGCATGGGTGGGCGCGCCACGCTGGCGGCGCTGGTCACGCTGGTGATCGTGTTGCTGATCGTCATCCTGCCGGTGACGGTGATCGCTGGCTCGCTGGTGACGGACGTCGCTACCTTCATGCAGAAGGTGCGCGCCGGGCAGGTGGACTTCCGCGGGTACTTCCAGCAGGTGGTCAACGCCATTCCGCCCTGGGCCACCACCTGGCTGGATCGCCTGGGCTTTGGCAACCTGGAAAACATCTGGGACAAGGTGTCCGCGGGCGTGCTGCAGGGCGGCCAGTTGCTGGGCACGCGCGTGCTGGAGTTCGGGCAGAACACGTTCCAGTTCCTAGTCAACGTAGTTGTCACGCTGTATCTGCTGTTCTTTTTGCTGCGCGACGGCGTCCCGCTGGCGCGCACGCTGCGCGACGCGGTGCCGCTGGCGCCGCAGCACACGCGCTATCTGCTGAGCAAGTTCACCACCGTGGTCCGCGCCACCGTCAAGGGCAACGTGGTGGTGGCCATCGTGCAGGGTTTCCTGGGCGGGCTGGCGCTGTGGGCGCTGGGCATCAGCGGCGCGGTGTTCTGGGGCGTGGTGATGGCCTTCCTGTCGCTGCTGCCTGCGGTGGGCGCGGCCCTGGTCTGGGCGCCTGTGGCCATCTACCTGGCCGCCACGGGGCAGATGTGGCAAGGCGCCGCACTGACCGCCTGGGGCATGGTGGTGATCGGCCTGTCGGACAACCTGCTGCGCCCGCTGCTGGTGGGCAAGGACACCAAGCTGCCCGACTACGTGGTGCTGCTGACCACGCTGGGCGGCATGTCGCTGTTCGGCCTGACCGGGTTTGTGATTGGCCCGACCATCGCCGCCATGTTCATGGCTTGCTGGGCGGTGTTCACCCGCAGCGAGCACGACGCCGAGGAGAACCACCGCAGCCAGCACAGCCACACCGCCACGGGCCACCAGGCCCCGTCGGCCAAGGCGGGCAGCAAGCCCGTGCCGATGCACGCCGTGGAGCCCCAATGGCTGGAAGACGGCCCCATTCAGATGCTGGACGAAGACCGGCAAGGGCCGCGCACGGTGCCGATGCCGCCCCCGGCGCCCGGCCCCACCCACGGCGCCTGA